The Drosophila subobscura isolate 14011-0131.10 chromosome A, UCBerk_Dsub_1.0, whole genome shotgun sequence genome includes the window TCCCCAGCTCCCGCAGCTCCCcagcttttgctgtttgctgttggccGCAAGGTCAGCAGCGCTGCtcgttgtgggtgtgtgcgcgATTGATTGGCTTTGATTATGACACACactgcacatacacacattgtATATTGCATGCACTATTGATtttgtcactctctctccctctccctctctctctccctctccctctcttctgCACTTTgcccgaaagtatgcaaaGGAAATGCGAACTTAATGGCTAATCGTTCCCCTTTGTCCACAGCGCACCATCAAGGCCATGGAACAGTCGTGGCACGAGGAGTGCTTCCAGTGCAGTGGTCCGTGCAAGAAGCCACTGGCTGGCACCTCCTTCTACGAGCGCGACGGCCAGCCCTACTGCCGTGTGGACTACGAGCAGCTCTTCGCCATCCGCTGCGCCGGCTGCGACCAGCCGATCACAGACAATGCGATCGTTGCACTCAAGGCCAAATGGCATCGCAGTTGCTTCAAGTGCAAGGTGAGGTATCCGCTCGAACTATTTTCGAACTATTTTTATAcatcttttgttgtttgctttcgtTGCAGAAGTGCGGCGCTCCCATCACGGCCAGCACTTTCGCCGTGGAGGAGAACCAGCCGATGTGCAAGGATTGCTCGGGCTAGGAGCTGCCCCTCCTGCCCCTCCACACTAGCACCAGCAAGTACCCTtaccc containing:
- the LOC117903436 gene encoding transforming growth factor beta-1-induced transcript 1 protein, giving the protein MSHSPEPPVYCYKCKQIIEQRIITALGQTWHPGHFACKDCEQPITDATFNIQDNEPVCTDCFVKNYSGTCFGCKQPIMERTIKAMEQSWHEECFQCSGPCKKPLAGTSFYERDGQPYCRVDYEQLFAIRCAGCDQPITDNAIVALKAKWHRSCFKCKKCGAPITASTFAVEENQPMCKDCSG